The Oncorhynchus keta strain PuntledgeMale-10-30-2019 chromosome 28, Oket_V2, whole genome shotgun sequence DNA segment TCTGTTCTTTGACACAATGTAACATTTTGCAGGTGGGGGCTAATTTCTTGGAGAGAGTGGTGTGGAAGTTTGACGGAAGAGCCCGGTGGCCATGGTGGCACATCTCTACAACTTCCAGGTGGTGCACACCCTCCTCCCCTTTGACATCCTGAAGATGCTGGTTGGGGCTTTCATCGAAAAAGAACAAGAGCTGGTTCTGTTCATGCTGAAAAATGTAGGCTTCGCCCTGCGGAAGGATGATGCCCTGGCTCTGAAAGAGCTCATCTCTGGGGCCCAGCGCAAAGACAGCGGTGGTAATGCTTTCGAACATGGTTGTTTAAAATTTTGCTCATTTAgcagctcttatccagagcaactcgCAATTAGCATTCCTTAGCAGTCATAAATGAATAACAAGCCAACTCTCTTCTGAATATCATCTCTGTCTTTAGGTGCGCTTCAGCTGCAGACCATGTTGGCTCTGAAGAACAACGATATGAGGAAGGTCCCAGTCCATGACCCAGAGCCTGTTGAGAGACTGCAAAAACTACAGAGAACTCTGGTGGGATATGGATCTGATTAATTTAATACTTACTAACAAACTGTCATATCATAACCTCAAAACCATTCTTTGCTCAGCCATGAAATATTCATCCATTGTTGATGTTTCAACCTCAAGAATATATCACTTGCAAATTTTAGCTAAAACCACCAGGGGGCGCTATAATCTCACATAGCAGTTTATGTTTAAGCAATAAGCCACGGGGGTGAGGTAAATGGCCAATATTCCACTGCTAAGGGCCGTTCTTAAGCACAACGCAATGCTGAGTGCCTAGATACagtccttagctgtggtatattggccatataccacaaacccatgaggtgccttattgctattataaactggttaccaatgtaattagagcagtaaaaataaaggttttgtcatacctgtggtatacggtctgatataccacggctctCAGCCAACCTGCATTCAGGgattgaaccacccagtttataatataggtTTTAGCACCCAGATGAGGGGAGTGTGAAGGAGTAAGGTGAGgttgcccctagacgctgatctAGGGTCAGTTTAGCATATACCTCACTTACATTTAAGGTTGGGATTGGGGAAGGGGAAGCTGTGCCTAGATCTGTAATTAGGTGAAACTTCACCCCAGAGCATTATGTGAATAATGTTTTAACTGTTGTGTTCAGATCCACCAGAGTTCAGGGGCCAGTGATGTGAAGCTGAGGGTCTCTTTGGAGAACCTCTTGGCTGCAGAGCAGGTGGGCCGCTGGTGGATCGTGGGCTTATCGTGGAGCAGAGCACCCATGATAGGTGACCAGGGCAACATGACATCAAAACAGACAACTGCAGAAGGAAAGGTACTAGAACCATAAAAGATCTTGGGCCATATACTTCCGGTGTCTCAGAATAGTCATGCTGATTCAAaccatatgatcttatttagacAGGGGGGGGGGCCTGATCCTAGATTAGCACTCAGAGATGCTTGATACA contains these protein-coding regions:
- the LOC118361535 gene encoding LOW QUALITY PROTEIN: nucleolar MIF4G domain-containing protein 1-like (The sequence of the model RefSeq protein was modified relative to this genomic sequence to represent the inferred CDS: inserted 2 bases in 1 codon); translation: MVAHLYNFQVVHTLLPFDILKMLVGAFIEKEQELVLFMLKNVGFALRKDDALALKELISGAQRKDSGGNAFEHGALQLQTMLALKNNDMRKVPVHDPEPVERLQKLQRTLIHQSSGASDVKLRVSLENLLAAEQVGRWWIVGLSWSRAPMIGDQGNMTSKQTTAEGKFSLKILDLAWKRRMNXDIRRNIFCVIMTSEDYLDAF